One Spinacia oleracea cultivar Varoflay chromosome 4, BTI_SOV_V1, whole genome shotgun sequence DNA segment encodes these proteins:
- the LOC110798982 gene encoding uncharacterized protein, with protein sequence MKGMKGKLMKKLKTVKQIGYLNPDRILQVSGFDGFVDNFHLKSTFVDNFPFKSHNKSHCSPQLDSKSRAEVEKPEVMDVETLMKDNEEESKTDKMSTGNDFDEKENIFRSVSKVSVCEMKKLSCCYEELEKQSVSKLGISSKELKKEGNSEIEKSSCGCKKLKKEGDSEIEKSSCGCKELKKESDSDSELEVSYFRRPDMDSGSLFDPKLLTAFEEAVEEYIRSKKSAELESNSKNHKYTYFQPEDEFELDNESKPLDEYEEKSIPGGKDSVILYTTSVRGIRKTFEDCQSIRFLLESFGLVYYERDVSIHSEFRDELWRIMGEKCLPPRLFIRGRYIGEANQVLTLNEQGRLRALFRDIPINFSERPCNVCCGLRFILCYNCNGSRKVFQVHHQQQQQQQQQQQQSSINGGLWSKCLQCNENGLVVCPLC encoded by the coding sequence ATGAAAGGAATGAAGGGAAAATTGATGAAGAAACTCAAAACAGTGAAGCAAATTGGGTATTTGAACCCAGATCGAATACTCCAGGTGAGTGGCTTTGATGGGTTTGTTGATAATTTCCATTTAAAATCAACTTTTGTAGACAACTTTCCATTCAAATCTCATAACAAATCACACTGTTCTCCTCAATTGGACTCAAAATCACGAGCAGAAGTCGAAAAACCCGAGGTTATGGATGTCGAAACCCTCATGAAAGATAATGAAGAAGAATCTAAAACTGACAAGATGAGCACTGGGAATGATTTTGATGAGAAAGAAAATATCTTTCGTTCAGTATCAAAAGTGTCGGTGTGTGAAATGAAGAAATTGAGTTGTTGTTACGAAGAATTGGAAAAACAGAGTGTTTCAAAACTGGGGATTTCAagcaaagaattgaagaaagagGGTAATTCTGAAATAGAGAAATCAAGTTGTGGTTGtaaaaaattgaagaaagagGGTGATTCTGAAATAGAGAAATCAAGTTGTGGTTgtaaagaattgaagaaagagAGTGATTCCGATTCTGAATTGGAGGTGTCATATTTCAGGCGACCGGATATGGATTCAGGGAGTTTATTTGATCCTAAACTTCTGACTGCATTCGAAGAAGCTGTAGAAGAATACATAAGAAGCAAGAAATCAGCTGAATTGGAGTCGAATAGTAAAAATCACAAGTACACATATTTCCAACCCGAAGATGAATTTGAATTGGACAATGAAAGCAAGCCATTAGACGAATACGAAGAAAAAAGTATCCCGGGAGGTAAGGATTCAGTTATATTGTATACAACAAGTGTAAGAGGGATCAGGAAGACTTTTGAGGATTGCCAGAGTATTCGATTTCTCCTAGAAAGCTTCGGGTTGGTGTATTACGAGAGAGACGTATCAATTCATTCGGAGTTTCGAGATGAATTATGGAGGATAATGGGGGAGAAATGTTTACCTCCAAGGTTGTTTATAAGGGGAAGGTATATAGGAGAAGCAAATCAAGTATTGACATTGAATGAACAAGGAAGACTAAGGGCATTATTTAGAGATATACCCATTAATTTTAGTGAAAGACCTTGTAATGTGTGTTGTGGGTTGAGATTTATCTTGTGTTACAATTGCAATGGGAGTAGGAAGgtgtttcaggttcatcatcaacaacaacaacaacaacaacaacaacaacaacaaagcagtATTAATGGTGGATTATGGTCTAAATGCTTGCAATGTAATGAAAATGGTTTGGTTGTTTGCCCACTTTGTTga